TACTAACTGCATTAACTTGTTGAAGGTATATTATTATGCTCTTGACTTAAATAGATGGGGCCCATAGACTTAACTTTTGATACTGTAATAAAAATCGAATAGCCTAAATATTCgtattatgttaattacagAAATCATAAATGAAACTCAATGGCGCGAATCGATTCTGTACCTAACCATAATTTGAGATATCTAGAAGATATTGCAATTAGTTGTCTAATGTGGCGAAATAACTATTGCTTGTTTGAGTGCCCGAGGAGTAATCAGTTAGTAAGTAGTAAGTAAACAAGTTTAGTAACAACGCTAATTAATTTGACGATAAGTGACTGATATTTTCTGTTCATGTATTTGTAACATGTTcttatatagttcggccattcagagaatgcgttcctgacacgtcgcgattgaactgacgacgtaactttgcaatggcgttgcagttacgataaaaatatttttgctggttgtttaccgttttaacaattgaggagcattaaaacaacattattatatcaataatcaatgaatgttattacgtcgtcagttcaatcgcgacgtgtcaggaacgcattctctgaatggccgaacaataataataagcaCCACCATATGTACCACGCAGTCATACATAACAAGGctattactatttttaaaaacataatccTTAGCGGCGAGGTAAAAAGGACATTCACATTAAAATGTTCTCAAGTTTTAAATTCTGGgtatttattaaacataatactttgaataatattacaaaCACTTGCTTGTTACTTTGGTTACACTACACGCCACGTACGTCAACATAGTTAAGGAGAAACACCGGTGTCTCTGTAAGCCGTCACACAGCCAGCACTCACGAAATACAATAAAATCCTCGcttttaattatataatgatGTTGGGAAGTGGATCGCAATGCGAATTGTTTGCTAATGAAGtgacgaataaattatttacacttcGTATTTGTTGTTCCACGATGTCCAATTCGAAGTCGATCTTGCATTTACTTTGAATTTATAACGGTTAACAAGAGCGCTTGCGAAACTGTTAAGTAGTTTCTCCTTTGTTTTGTATCCAGCGGACACTTGGGGATACACCACttgttataaataatccaaGACGGCTTAAGAAATGTCTTGTGCAATGTATTTGTGACATCCACAGAAACCTCTTTTGTGCATTTTTGAAACGTTGGTACACAATCACAGAAGTcgaatttataaaaaagtatggCAACGATTTAATACACACCACAAAATTGAACTAGCACTTAAAATCACATATTTAAATTTAAGTCacctaaactaaaactttttaaCCAGTTACTAGAGACTGGTGGTTCCTTTTTCTTCGTCCCATCCATTCCGAGTGCAAATGGAGACTTTGGTGAAGTGCGTAAATAGTAAAGTCCACGAGTCGCTGTTGATGACCCGTACCCCAATACTGCATATTCATCTTTTTCACAAGCATTTTCTTCGAAATGCTTCCAGCTCTGACAGCGAACACCAATAAAGGCTTTCGGTGATCTAATGCTCTCCGTGTAAACTTCTGCAGCACGAAGATGACTACAAGAGGGCATGAAACATCCTGGCTGGTTTGGTCCTCCGCCATTGATATAGAAATCTGCATGACCTAGAGGTTCTATTATTCCCTGCACTAATCGGTTTGAGTGCAACACATCTACGTAGGAAGCATCTGATTTATCTAATCTTTGGCCACTGTACGCGTACGAGAAGCAAGGGCCCGCAGGGTCCAATCCAGTGATACGACCCAAACTACGCGCTTTatattgttgaaaatatttGCCGGCCCATCCTGCGACGTGTGCTCCAAGACTTATTCCCAAAAGATGAAAATCTTCGGCATTCGCTCCAAAATGTTCCAGATTAGCCAAGACATTTGCAAGTCTCTTGCCTATAAGACGAGCATTATGTGCAGATAAAATATATCCATCTTTATTCATTTCTTCCGCATCAAGTAGCAGTACGTTGAACATTTTCTTATCGTTGTAAGCATTTGCTAAATCCAGCGGCACCGCAGATTGCGAACTGTCTTTATAACCGTGGATAATAATTTTTGTCTGCTTCGTTATATCGAAAATTCCAGGCTTAGTTAAACCAACGAATGCTTCTGTAATTGGAAAATTTCTGACGGTAGTGCCAtctaattgtattattttcattgttttaatcAGATCGTTTTGATCATTCATGCTGTTGTAGCGTAAGTCCATTATCGCCCTGCCTggaaacacaaaattaataaaataaataaaacagttcaaCGATGTAGAAACAGCTTAATTAACCGAGTAGCGTGCATATATTATAGAGGTGAAGGACATTGACTCACATGCACCGGACATTTTGGCGTAGACGGACTCGGCGAAGGTGAGGTCGGGCTCGGCGCGGCGCGCGCTGGCCGAGAGCGCGAGCGCCGCGGACACGAGGTACAGCGCGACCAGCAGCGGCACTACAACGCTATAGTGGTGCATGGCATGAGCCCTCCGCCGCTAACACGGTCACTATGTCACTGTCCGTAACAGAGAAAGGTCCGTTTCGCACAAGCTGCCTCCAAGGGGCTATTGCTTTGGAGGGGGTTATCTGGTGCGAATTACGCGCACCGCACTCACTGTCAGAAGGCCACTGACCGCTTTACgccatttttatcatttaaattcgATCGTTTATCACGATTGTTGTGGATGCTGAGTGCCAATCACAATTTGGACAGgtgggtaaataaaatatttgtccaGTTTTGTATGTACTCGAATTAAGTTATTTGTTAGGTTTTGTAAGTCACGCATTCGTTTGGCCCTCTCGTGTTcaactaaattataataaaaaaatacattcactATTAATGCTTTAATATTTTCTCCGAACTTACTTTGATGGTATCAGTTAATACGAAAACTTCGGCACTTTTAATTTTCGTTGATAATTTTGTTGCGATTTAATCATACGAGTTTctgtttttacatttttattttagttatagttTAGGCGAAGgcatttttgttattataataatttctttGGTAGATATTTGTTATTCAGAGTACGAAAGATTATGTAAACAAGCTGCCATTTGATAACAGACTTCATTCAAATATCTActctataaaaataagtacccAATAAGGTTAACATTAACGAGGTCTAATATGTGTGCATGGAAACTTTTCCCAATTCCATTCCATTATAAAATTATCCCTAAATATAACAAGACCTTTTGTTCATATGAAAACAATGATTGTATTTATCGCAGGgttcaaataaaatttggtcTCTGATTGAACTCGTGGGGGTTTCAAAACCGATATCACTGTTACACGTGTTCTAAAacatacaattataataataaaagaaaatgacaGTAGCTATGTTTAGACAGACATAAAAGTGCTCGTATAACACACAAAACAGACTAGTAAAaacaaaaccattttttttataagtgaaCCGATCAAGCGCCCAGCGAAACAAAATTACACGATGGTTTGGTCTACTTGTTGTACTATGTACCTTATTCTACAGGTCCGTTGAATTTCATGCAGCTGAATTAGTATGAAAGTTATGAAACCTATTATTAGCTaacacagtggttcttaacctttttgtcatgagggaccactttaccaaaagtttgtcttgccggggaccaccccattggtttgcctaaattgagggttctttgataaagaatacaacaTGCATGCAGACATACACATGCCTATGTAGTTACAAAtgcgcgagcgcgaaatttttttcggactcgtacggacgtaaaatgtatcccaaacgtacttaactttttgtttgttgacaaatgcaaaaacgtgGTCACATAGttgctgaatacgcgagcgaagcgagagggaaattttaattattttttaagactcagaaccaaaattacgtaaaagggctacatttcaaaccttaatttttttctgttggacaaggaagatggatagcaacgtcgcgaagcaaagcttcgcggaccacttggaatgcctccagggaccaccagtggtccgcggaccaccggttaagaaccactgagctAACACCattcatgtaggtacctatatgtacatacatcGACACATATTTCGTTGAACATCAAAACTTTAACACAATATTCGTAGTTAACACGATGAATTTCCTCGGGCTACTTTCATGCACCGCCCACGGAAGGATTAGTTCATGTAAGGTGGGTAGCTAAGATAAATATGAGGACTACACCTCATCAGTCGAGTAAGGGATAATGCCAGGGAATCTTGAATGTTCATCACAGGTAAGAACAAAAACTCACAGTTACATAAATTGATGTTAATAGTTCCTATGGCATTGTCGTTCCTCCTCACTAACCTAATACCTATTTCTATTATTTAGGATTGACACTTCTCAATATTTGCACTAGATTTTgcaccaataaaatatttacgatgGTTTGCAAATTGAGATTTCATTACAAACCAATTTAGCGGTTATGATGGCAAAATGAAACTGGTCACGTCTTGTTGTAATAACCGGAGCATTCCCTTCCAtgaaggctgatttacattgagtcagtaactgacgtcagtgtaggcgccgaaaactgacgcgtgctatttacacgaagtcagtgtagtgtcagtgtttcgtcagtagtactgtgctgacttcaaatcaatttacacgatggcagtgccgggtcagcactgacttgtcagtggactgacgtcagttactgactcaatgtaaatcagccattacaTCGGCGTGAACAGTGTAATACACGGCCCGGGCCGAGGTATGAGCAACGCTATTCTCCTGTGCGCTATTACGAATATTCTGCCATCACAACATATTGTTGCCACGTACAATATATTTAACACCTAAATATGCTTTTGGGCTAACGGAATTTCATCACTGCAAGCTTCTCAACTGTTGATTAGGTATATTTGCAACACAATTTACCTCTCAGTCTGAAATAAACGCTTTTTCAATGGACTAGAACATTGAAATCGAACTAAAGattagaagaaagaaaaaataagtcGAAATAAGTTATCTAGTTGGTAACCTTTTTAGCTAGCTAACTATTCTTTCAGTTTACTTCGGAACGTAACTTCAAAGCGGACTCTAGATACCGCTCGCTTGAATAGCTTATCTCTAGAACCTAGCTATAAGCCATTAAAACGCGCATGAAAACCAGCATTATTGGTGTTTTATGCGATTACTTTGCCTGTAGTGTTACAAGTACGGTACGAATGATAACtatgttttaaaaatgaattcactttacaaatacaaataaatcataGATTAACGATAGACATAATAATTGTCAACATAGAGTTTAGTCACTTACTGATGCAATCCAAAAGAAAGCTTGGGGAGCGGTCAGTGAATCACACGAACAAACAAGATTATACGTAGTCCACCACAACTAGTAACTCAACTGTCAGTAATATCGTATGTGCGATAATGAACAAAGTGTCTGTTATGATAGTCAAAGCGGAAAACCGATGCGATGCTCGGTGGCGGCTTTTATTAGCCCATGAGCCACAAGCTTATTACCGGCACGTTCGACCAAACGACCAACTTCTGCGTTATAAGGAAAAACTTCAACCCGTGTCGAACattagtattttattaatttactatgTCTGATAACTTTTTGTACACATGGTGCCCCTATGAATTTCTCATAGCAAACTTTCCACGTGATTATCTATGACATCCACGAAAATACTGAACGCACTTAGGCTCATGTTTACATACTCGGcctttttgctataaatatccTTATAATTATAAGGATCTAAGTATATATCAAAACTAATTGCATAGGTATTTGTTACACACAAATTATTGATAGGCATTAATGGCTACCTACGCTACTCTATGTAACCGGATATTCATAATGGCTGGTCTTCACAATCGGCCATGATGGGCTCGATCGTGTAGATATCTGTCTGTAGTCAGCCGACGTCTGTGAGCGCCAGGGATCATTACATTGTCGATGTTTTAGACACGCTTCATAGGAGAACCGTGCGTAATTTTACTACATAGACAAGATTGGCGATCACTTGTTTTTTCTTAAGTCTTGAAtagtaataacttttttttatgatCAGGTTCTGCTAATCCAAAATACGATTTCATCCTAATCTGCAATAAGAGTTTATAAATGCCTTTTATACGTTTTATATAACAagttgactgcctcgttggtctagtggtcgcaagcgcggctgctgtgctcgaggtctcgggttcgattcccgggtcgggccgaaatcactttgagagttttattaaactttcacaaagcagcccgtagtctggaagttggtgattgattcacccgtgcatcggagagcacgtaaatgtcggtcctgcgcctgaactctttccggtcgtgtcggattgccgtcccatcgggttatgagagtgaaggaatagggagtgcacctgtgtctgcgcaaatgctggtgcactataatatgtcctgcgcagctggctgatctccttaaatgagaacagccgccgtggtcgaaatcggccgtggacgccattataacaAGTCCCGTAAAAACATCTGATCACGAGGTTCTGTTGTCGACATCACAATTCAAAAGGGCAATAGGTATTAATAAATGGTACAAGTAAAAAGGTTCTATAGTAAAGTAGAAATACCCGTGCTACAACGttagagaaataaataaatgtcgcAGCGCCGTGATAGGATCCTTTGTTGGCCTCGCACAGATTCTATTTGTGTTGGGGTTTTACTTGTATATTTCCTGTGAGCgtcaaaaattttatttttactttctttCTTCCTAAACCCCTTGAGTTTGGCCTCCTTTGGATCGCTTCACTGTGTTTtgtattaaacattttcattcttTATTAGACTCAATAAAACGAGACAGTTTCATTTCAATTTCCTTTCTAGGCATAAGACGGCTATTTCGTCAAATTAATTCAAACAATTGATATCAGCAGTATAGATAGTCCATCTAAGTAGCATCTTGAATGCCTGACGCACGACAAATGATTACAGATGTATACGCAGCTCGCATTATACTCGTGTCGATCCTGGTCATTTACGCGATTAACGGCTGAAGAGGCGCAATAACAATGGTACATAGCACATGTTGGCCACTAATTACTAACCACAATCCTATAGATAGACATTCGTACTATGAAGTACCGTCATCATGTAGATGAGTATAATTGAGATACAGGCAATTGTTTTGCACGAGTAATAAGGTGCCGTAATAGTTATAATCCGACACCCGCTGAATAGGCGCCGCCGTGTGAAATTCCCTAACAACGGTAAAGGCAGATTATCTGATAACCACAACTTGTGTATGTACGTGCTTGAGGCCTCTTCACTAATctattaagttaattaattgCCTAGTAAATTAAATTGGGCACATAATTaatgagattttataagtattcTGCTAAAACTGTTTGAGCATTGGAtggagcaaaataaaataactaattgcggcctttattttatttttaagtgaatGTATAATGGCTTTTTATTCTAAATGGGcttgaaaatatcaaacatatTTCATTAACGAACGAAAATTCAGAGCTCAACAAGTTGTGTTCGTGTATGATTATTCGTTTGTAATACTCGACAGAGTACAAAAAGATAAGTTACTATTTTTCTTGTTACCTCTTGCAATACAAGCTCCTTTAATTAAGAACATAAACAAATCCTTGGGCATAATAAAGTAATGCCAATAGACGAAAGTCCCTTTTTTGCTGAGTCGCAATTTACAGACCGTATTTACCTTACAAAGGTACGGCATCGTCATTGTTCCCTAAACCAATAAACCTTACACCTACacctaataatataattaaattattgaattGTTGGCACGTAATAGAACGAGATACAGCAACCATTTCGTAAACCGATGTAGCTTTTCCCATGTTACGCAATAGACGTCATTTACAAAGGGCTAATAGCAATATATCTTTATTTTGTTCATAAACATCGAACGATTACACGTAGGGCTTTTTTCCGCCGTACAAAAAGCCTTGTCGTAGGAAAGCGAGCTTGCCGTTGTTCTGTCCGTGTAAAATGACAGGGAGTACTTCATAACCTGTATaccattatgtttttttattacggcCGCCCTGACCTACTTCTGGTACACTCTGTAATATTTCCGAATGGCGAGGACGCTATAAAACATGTTCGTCCATTGTCCACCCTCTATGATAATAACTTTTCAGAGATTCCGCCAATAACTTTAATAGCAATGGTTCCGGTTAAGAGTTGCAGGggtacataacatacattacaatgATCTCGGAAACAGAGAGGTTTTTACTAATCAtcttttaatttgattaaaggaaaataaataaatattaatccgATCTTACTAAATCCAACCTTATTAAATCTAACAAGCTTATTTATGTTCTTAAAATCGGAAAGAATGTTATAAAAATTTGAAACAAGAAACTGATTTTATCTCAACCTGTCATGTATCTTACAGTGTTAATTTTCAGAGATGTATCATGATACTCGATGTTTTAATAAGGAAGAAGCTCTTTGTTAAATATAAACCTGGTTTAATGATCTTAGTAACATAATACCACGGCTCCCAGTATTAAATTATTCAGTGGTGTGCCTGGGTTCCGCTAGTTTGTTGACGGAGGTAAGATGGCAGTCACTTTATAATAAAACGTAGCCGCTGATGTTCATGAAACATTGATTCGATTTGGTAACGACTCGAGTCTTGATCTAAGGttattcatataatttattatatttgcatGTTTCAAATATACCTAGTTTACTAGACTTAGACAGCGTCCTCAAGGACTGGCCACAAATAGCGACCGATAGGGACagatggaaggctatgggggaggcctttgcccagcagtgggacagcataggctaataataaaaaaaaacactactactaattatttttaacctGAAAACTATAGACTGATAAAGAAAGCGATTTCTCGCAAAATGTCTTCAACtctttataattgtttttaccACAATGAAAAACAGAATGAACGAATTACTTTGTAATATATATTAACTAAAATGATTGAAAGACATGGCTGCGACCTGTGGCTATGATTCTAAATAATATTTGGACAAGGATCCTAATCAATCATAATCCATTTTGGCAttgcagaaaatatttttgcttttctGTTAGATAAACTGGCATCAGCAGAACttctattaaaattatagttataattattttcagtaaCAAGTCTCatgaagtaggttttatttaattttttatgtattaaaacatacaaaacataacacattatattaaactttctaagtatatcttagacaccaat
The nucleotide sequence above comes from Helicoverpa zea isolate HzStark_Cry1AcR chromosome 10, ilHelZeax1.1, whole genome shotgun sequence. Encoded proteins:
- the LOC124634136 gene encoding phospholipase A1-like, whose product is MHHYSVVVPLLVALYLVSAALALSASARRAEPDLTFAESVYAKMSGACRAIMDLRYNSMNDQNDLIKTMKIIQLDGTTVRNFPITEAFVGLTKPGIFDITKQTKIIIHGYKDSSQSAVPLDLANAYNDKKMFNVLLLDAEEMNKDGYILSAHNARLIGKRLANVLANLEHFGANAEDFHLLGISLGAHVAGWAGKYFQQYKARSLGRITGLDPAGPCFSYAYSGQRLDKSDASYVDVLHSNRLVQGIIEPLGHADFYINGGGPNQPGCFMPSCSHLRAAEVYTESIRSPKAFIGVRCQSWKHFEENACEKDEYAVLGYGSSTATRGLYYLRTSPKSPFALGMDGTKKKEPPVSSNWLKSFSLGDLNLNM